A single genomic interval of Pseudochaenichthys georgianus chromosome 3, fPseGeo1.2, whole genome shotgun sequence harbors:
- the LOC117462510 gene encoding zinc finger BED domain-containing protein 5-like, which produces MSEKRKGDDSSSAIKKKMRTYLESYLNFGFMEGTDKTRPECVICREKLANESMKPSKMKRHQQTMHPETVGRDRDFFIKKQHLAKANKPMDIRTAFVRAGSDAQKATEASFECALLIAKAKKPHNIGEQFIKPACIKMVEKLCGPQVAEKLKTVPLSNNTVKDRIDKMASNCELQLLEKLGKGPFAIQLDETPTVADEAVLIVYVQYIDGEDLKQDILMSVNLTTTTRGEDIFTAVDSYLSSHNLSYENLVACCTDGAASMMGKNKGFNSRLKEKAPHCTIFHCVIHRQALASKKLSEDLSETLSTVVKIVNFIKGRPTNKRLFADLCEDEAHQTLLLHTEVRWLSRGRVLARFVELKEKIEEFLQTRNRALSEQVTESFWIKTAYLADIFSLYNETNKRLQGVESNILQCKETLDAFVRKLEYRVGKMERGELQQFPLLLKQSQNNPETVPVSVRREFIRHMNALQTEMQSRFADIDEYVSKELWVLDPFIAKIEDVEYLNCEDELTDIQADSLSNKYFQEKGFKKFWIVKGPSLAPKLTLHATTRIILPFSTTYLSETAFSALVAIKTKARNTLDVHNDFRLAVTHITPDIPSLAAGVQAQGSH; this is translated from the coding sequence ATGTCTGAAAAACGTAAAGGAGATGACAGCTCATCTGCaatcaaaaagaaaatgagGACCTACCTAGAGAGCTATCTTAACTTCGGTTTCATGGAGGGAACGGACAAAACCCGCCCAGAGTGTGTGATATGCAGAGAGAAGCTAGCCAACGAAAGCATGAAAcccagcaaaatgaagagacacCAACAGACCATGCACCCAGAAACAGTCGGGCGTGATCGGGACTTTTTCATAAAGAAACAACACCTTGCAAAGGCAAACAAGCCAATGGATATTAGAACAGCGTTTGTTAGGGCTGGCAGCGATGCACAGAAGGCCACCGAGGCCTCTTTTGAATGTGCACTTTTAATAGCAAAGGCAAAGAAACCGCACAACATTGGCGAGCAGTTCATTAAGCCAGCTTGCATTAAGATGGTTGAGAAACtgtgcggcccgcaggtggcgGAGAAGCTAAAAACTGTACCACTGTCAAACAATACGGTGAAAGATAGAATTGACAAGATGGCAAGTAACTGCGAGCTGCAGCTGCTCGAAAAGCTTGGAAAGGGGCCATTTGCCATACAACTTGATGAAACCCCAACTGTAGCAGACGAGGCTGTGCTGATTgtttatgtgcaatatatcgaTGGGGAAGATTTGAAGCAGGACATTCTTATGTCAGTCAACCTTACCACTACCACTCGGGGTGAGGACATTTTTACTGCAGTGGATTCTTACCTCTCCTCCCACAATCTTTCCTATGAGAATTTAGTTGCATGTTGCACAGACGGAGCTGCCTCAATGATGGGGAAAAACAAGGGATTTAACAGTCGCTTGAAAGAAAAGGCCCCACACTGCACAATATTTCACTGTGTGATACATCGCCAGGCCCTGGCCAGCAAGAAACTGTCAGAAGACCTCAGCGAAACACTCTCAACTGTTGTTAAAATAGTCAATTTCATCAAAGGTCGCCCCACCAACAAGCGTCTATTCGCAGACTTGTGCGAGGATGAAGCGCACCAAACCCTCCTCCTGCACACCGAGGTGCGCTGGCTCTCACGCGGCCGAGTGCTGGCACGCTTTGTAGAACTGAAGGAAAAAATTGAAGAGTTTCTACAAACTCGTAACCGCGCACTGTCAGAGCAAGTGACTGAGTCATTCTGGATTAAAACAGCATACCTGGCCGACATCTTCAGTCTCTACAATGAAACGAACAAGCGTCTGCAAGGCGTGGAGTCCAACATTCTCCAATGTAAAGAGACGCTCGATGCATTTGTGCGCAAACTGGAGTACAGGGTCGGGAAAATGGAGAGGGGGGAGCTGCAACAGTTTCCACTACTGCTGAAACAATCCCAAAACAATCCTGAAACGGTGCCTGTGTCTGTACGTCGCGAATTCATCCGCCATATGAACGCACTGCAAACGGAAATGCAATCACGGTTCGCTGACATAGACGAGTATGTCTCCAAGGAATTGTGGGTTTTAGATCCCTTTATTGCCAAAATTGAGGATGTGGAATACCTGAATTGCGAAGATGAGCTCACCGACATCCAAGCTGACTCGCTGTCAAATAAATACTTCCAGGAAAAAGGATTTAAAAAGTTTTGGATTGTCAAAGGACCAAGCCTCGCTCCAAAGCTCACACTGCATGCCACGACCAGGATTATACTCCCATTCAGTACGACATATCTCTCAGAAACAGCCTTCAGCGCACTTGTTGCCATCAAAACAAAAGCACGCAACACACTGGACGTTCACAACGACTTTAGACTGGCTGTCACTCACATTACACCGGACATTCCATCCCTGGCTGCGGGCGTGCAAGCCCAAGGTTCACATTAA